The proteins below come from a single Bactrocera dorsalis isolate Fly_Bdor chromosome 5, ASM2337382v1, whole genome shotgun sequence genomic window:
- the LOC105223426 gene encoding protein disabled isoform X5 — MVKSLVSKLSAASSNLSLASTLSSVGVGSGSSGVQETNYAKHRNDPGRFFGDGVQFKAKLIGILEVGEARGDRMCQEALQDLKIAIRAAGEHKQRITIHVTIDGLRLRDEKTGDSLYHHPVHKISFIAQDMTDSRAFGYIFGSPDSGHRFFGIKTDKAASQVVLAMRDLFQVVFELKKKEIELARQQIQSKSIHEHQLASLSSLKSAAGGIGTGLGAHNDLSSTGGVGGGSTLSMLSGIGGQSRATASNRLGVNLDNKGAAKEMSPESVADLVDLEQELSSLQRGITQMERITPNEPGQPAVAGVSGKSVNEDDPFGDSFTNFPTYNLLPPPESGRSRHKPTKATDAAVNQTTASVSAGQNVTLSSLLSPAPVLNTSTGTLQQDDDDSWLHELDQQNDVFDTSKAGSMSIGVGLPMAPLAPSESTSTPTQQLSEHSTLVDVEAAANAATNASMQPSGGAAASTSAATLGVTSSSPTPVLGDGPPQAAASAAVKSDSTATAAGTTDDVVMMPRDTDPFSPTRKKSDPFQEGGDVFAKLDPFEFEFNSGDATNQRSSPTVSAETSRPADVFNGPLQVSLPPESSLSPTLAQPLSTAAQWRADVARLERQMAEPVAAMGNGSAIPPVGVNSSVRLRPTPSGQVSSVGQPSSVFKQQTADVISSISNKKMPHLFGQARFSKRESNSINMCRLQESDSLSENEAAPEPPPRPDSALHAEPPPLPPKKQFNDIVIRPRVTSGNAVPPRVAPPSVSSRYEFVNTTSKSLRGANSEVPPIPLPSRRVGRSDGTYPGPGRPRKPGHTDDDYLAPISGIGSIANAAAGDVPPLLPPPTQISTRNRAQRQQSLSKPQDIYENKLEILQQQQQQQQQKRQQALTDGGAEPNTATASLIPDITLSQLMTLSLDELAVKLNVPVSKLSTMTLVELTSYLSEFIEKSKPQREQALPSHMSPLPTRRVEMKSIKAESSPLPTQPTVFKVNFDQQATFVAKFDDTFGEDFSTHTADGQGQDAFANFEQFNEPPVGPSPIFTDTSQSAPIVPSADRYAVFREIIDKELQEQQENADLIGEVINENEDAGGSIISGTDVGGIAAVADDIGAQFEANFDDDDFLTSSGGPQVQPPKIDTKITEVVAQAKDRYAALRDIILVENLFDNKRPAALQASQEFPEFSDEFNEDQDQDLKHIMDGRASSIGPDRLGLVDSRGLPAEPSSSALTVEDDDEDDDGGAESSLDSNDKETRVAAAAQDKYEKLSTSTQQLDGEKSDKLDLNGSQPERCASQPSSNLLNAKQDNKFLTVAGSSGLSSSKDDLEIDELMQRAISNLSLDSRERISPANSATNMPTVIVTSGNSIALPRPNATLSSQAQFNDVSTSPIPLQKSPTPGVAQQQQRSPLSKSPQPSPVLSQLSAVSNLIDTATKQINIGSSLQQEPEVKHSKEFWATFDSPKPNIEKVDKRGRAAAKSTMKNSLLHLPPPPPSNTSQNDTAESPCSSDPRDYGWSKSTGVSRRWPKKERHQTSSSSRDISPCDDEPSDFQKPKRIPSGVPAIPPPSSDRHGYYVRHTRRLNSCDEDYDYEEEFNTRRDHRKLKPGLSRSRDNFDLESPSWYRHAPHHTWSPQDMEQAAGMRARAFERSAYERTTYGPPVYDKRGVALPPNASSSYDRRSGYDKRSKYYRDYARPNYDFDDYGDSPHERYRDAGSFEKPKVGRRSDYENIYDEGRSPMSGIIGSSGGGSSGYKTRGGDYMYDRERKSFDRESVESFESATRRRRSFGSGDVYGSMESHEEFRERYGPEKTRSLRKGMKLRATGDIEYEQDSENDFHQRTRMSGGGSSVNIPDTRSLQRPSQLISSNTGSTMSMGPGQPRARKSSGSSPWDGEEPPLPGQKSWKRPSSAADSERRLAESRRVAALGQTPSGSDGEKDRRFRKKQRSRGKEIPYSSSGLPPSNTGSRYSGTVAATTHSRDNYDYITYDDDDVGDEEDYADEDYDEPPTDEDKFERLNRRRHEMHQRMLESERRQHSMGKVPISSLKCSAPTAATKKYPTRGGEYDFDDYEQSPTSRSNASASLASAASSYIATTGVGGSTGSATKFSFDGGFESDFNQSSPPPAPAGTASSCNSTPAATTASACVTPATKSSFRFSNDFSEREKLHGFPQNSNSVSTAQQLDLDNTQSPAPHAMPPIITQKLRFDDNVKVSQFDDAAFEDDFSNAQFDFEKEDQWHADSLQSASSAALMTTAAKKHNLRNSKLQQRQELIKKSESINIFGKKSEDPFEDDEFFKAPGGEGALANNNNNNGNGQQLSKTGAGNGSGFQCDDDFNFAKFDENM; from the exons ATGGTTAAGTCATTGGTTTCGAAGCTATCGGCCGCATCATCAAATCTATCGCTCGCTTCAACGCTCTCCTCGGTGGGTGTGGGCAGCGGCAGTAGCGGTGTGCAGGAGACGAATTACGCAAAAC ATCGCAATGATCCAGGTCGATTTTTCGGCGATGGCGTTCAATTCAAAGCGAAGCTTATTGGCATACTCGAAGTGGGCGAGGCGCGCGGCGATCGCATGTGCCAAGAAGCCCTACAAGATCTTAAAATAGCCATACGCGCAGCCGGCGAACATAAACAACGCATAACGATACACGTGACAATCGATGGGCTGAGACTGCGCGATGAAAAAACAGGAGATTCCCTCTATCATCATCCGGTGCACAAAATATCCTTCATTGCGCAGGATATGACCGATTCACGAGCATTTGGCTATATATTTGGTTCACCGGACAGCGGTCACCGTTTCTTTGGTATAAAGACTGACAAAGCGGCTAGTCAG GTCGTGCTGGCAATGCGCGATCTCTTTCAGGTTGTTTTCGAATTGAAGAAGAAAGAAATCGAATTGGCGCGACAGCAAATACAATCGAAATCCATACATGAACATCAGCTTGCCTCATTGTCGTCGCTTAAGTCCGCCGCGGGCGGTATTGGCACCGGCTTGGGTGCTCATAATGATCTTAGCAGCACTGGAGGGGTCGGAGGTGGTAGCACGCTCTCCATGTTAAGTGGCATTGGCGGGCAAAGTCGTGCAACAGCCTCGAATAGGTTGGGTGTTAACTTGGATAACAAGGGAGCAGCGAAAGAG ATGTCACCTGAATCAGTGGCCGATTTGGTTGATTTGGAACAAGAGTTGAGCTCCTTGCAACGCGGCATCACACAAATGGAACGCATCACACCCAACGAGCCAGGGCAACCTGCAGTAGCCGGCGTCTCTGGGAAGTCAGTTAACGAAGACGATCCTTTTGGAGACTCATTTACCAACTTTCCC ACTTACAATCTCTTGCCTCCACCAGAATCGGGACGCTCACGCCATAAGCCCACTAAGGCGACTGACGCGGCAGTAAATCAAACAACAGCATCAGTGAGCGCTGGTCAAAATGTTACGCTCTCCTCTCTACTTTCGCCTGCGCCGGTCTTGAACACTTCCACCGGCACTCTGCAACAAGACGACGACGACAGTTGGCTGCATGAACTGGACCAGCAAAATGATGTATTTGACACTTCAAAAGCCGGCAGCATGAGCATAGGTGTTGGCCTGCCAATGGCACCACTGGCCCCGAGCGAATCAACATCCACACCTACACAACAATTGAGCGAACATTCGACACTCGTCGATGTTGAAGCAGCTGCCAATGCGGCAACCAACGCGAGCATGCAACCGTCCGGCGGAGCTGCGGCATCGACCTCAGCAGCCACTTTGGGCGTCACATCGTCTTCGCCGACGCCGGTTTTGGGCGACGGACCGCCACAGGCAGCCGCGAGCGCTGCAGTGAAGTCAG ACTCCACGGCGACTGCTGCTGGAACAACTGACGATGTTGTGATGATGCCGCGTGACACCGATCCTTTCTCACCCACACGTAagaagagtgatccatttcagGAGGGCGGTGACGTGTTTGCCAAATTGGACCCATTCGAATTTGAATTTAACAGCGGTGACGCCACTAACCAACGTAGCTCTCCAACCGTCAGCGCGGAGACCTCTCGTCCTGCGGATGTCTTTAATGGTCCGCTGCAAGTTAGCTTGCCCCCGGAGAGCAGCCTTTCGCCCACGTTAGCGCAGCCGTTGAGCACAGCAGCGCAATGGCGTGCCGATGTAGCGCGCTTAGAGCGTCAAATGGCCGAACCGGTAGCAGCGATGGGCAACGGAAGTGCCATACCGCCAGTTGGTGTCAATAGCTCGGTGCGTTTGAGGCCAACACCTTCGGGTCAGGTCTCCTCGGTTGGACAGCCTTCTTCTGTATTTAAGCAGCAGACAGCGGACGTAATATCGAGCATTAGCAATAAGAAGATGCCACACTTATTTGGACAGGCACGTTTCTCCAAGCGTGAATCGAATAGTATTAATATGTGCCGTTTACAGGAGAGCGACTCACTAAGCGAGAATGAGGCGGCACCAGAGCCACCACCACGTCCGGATTCAGCATTGCATGCGGAGCCGCCGCCATTGCCGCCCAAGAAACAGTTCAATGATATTGTTATACGCCCACGTGTGACGTCCGGTAATGCGGTGCCTCCGAGAGTCGCGCCGCCCTCTGTGAGTAGTCGTTATGAGTTCGTTAATACAACGTCGAAGTCTTTACGTGGCGCTAATTCCGAAGTTCCACCAATACCATTGCCATCACGTCGTGTTGGTCGTTCTGATGGCACCTACCCGGGGCCTGGTCGACCACGTAAGCCTGGACATACTGACGATGATTACTTGGCGCCTATTAGTGGCATCGGTAGCATTGCGAATGCAGCTGCGGGTGATGTGCCACCACTTCTGCCACCCCCAACGCAAATCTCAACACGCAACCGTGCTCAACGCCAGCAATCACTTTCTAAGCCTCAGGATATCTACGAGAATAAATTGGAGATtttgcaacagcagcagcagcaacaacagcagaaaCGACAACAAGCGTTAACTGATGGTGGCGCCGAACCAAACACGGCAACGGCGTCTCTCATACCCGACATCACACTGAGCCAGCTTATGACTCTAAGTTTGGATGAGCTGGCAGTAAAGTTGAATGTGCCGGTGAGCAAGTTGAGCACTATGACATTGGTAGAACTAACATCGTATCTCTCGGAATTCATTGAGAAGTCAAAGCCACAGCGCGAGCAAGCGCTACCTAGCCATATGAGTCCTTTGCCGACGCGTCGTGTAGAAATGAAATCCATTAAGGCGGAGTCATCACCTCTACCGACTCAACCAACAGTTTTTAAGGTGAACTTTGATCAGCAAGCGACGTTTGTGGCAAAATTCGACGATACATTTGGCGAGGACTTCTCCACTCACACCGCCGATGGGCAAGGGCAAGACGCTTTTGCAAATTTCGAACAGTTTAACGAGCCACCAGTTGGTCCGTCTCCAATATTCACGGATACTAGCCAAAGCGCACCAATTGTGCCATCAGCCGATCGATATGCGGTTTTCCGTGAGATCATTGACAAAGAGCTGCAAGAGCAACAGGAAAACGCGGACCTAATTGGCGAAGTGATTAATGAGAACGAAGATGCCGGCGGCAGCATTATATCTGGAACTGATGTTGGAGGCATTGCTGCAGTAGCAGATGACATTGGTGCGCAGTTCGAGGCTAACTTTGATGACGACGATTTTCTTACGTCCTCTGGGGGTCCACAAGTGCAACCACCAAAGATTGATACGAAAATCACGGAAGTAGTGGCACAAGCAAAGGATCGGTATGCTGCGCTCCGCGATATAATTCTTGTCGAAAATCTTTTCGACAATAAGAGACCAGCGGCTTTGCAGGCATCTCAGGAGTTCCCCGAATTCAGTGACGAGTTCAATGAAGATCAAGATCAAGACCTTAAGCACATAATGGATGGGCGTGCCAGCAGCATTGGGCCCGACCGCTTAGGCTTAGTAGACAGTCGCGGCTTACCAGCCGAGCCTTCCTCATCCGCATTAACCGTCGAGGACGACGACGAAGATGATGATGGCGGAGCGGAAAGTAGTTTAGACAGTAATGATAAAGAAACCCGAGTGGCTGCTGCTGCGCAAGATAAATACGAAAAGCTGTCGACATCCACACAACAATTGGATGGTGAAAAATCTGATAAGCTAGATTTGAATGGCAGCCAACCCGAACGCTGCGCCTCACAACCTTCCTCGAATTTATTGAATGCCAAACAGGATAATAAATTCCTAACAGTTGCTGGCAGCAGCGGACTCTCTTCGTCCAAGGATGACTTGGAAATTGATGAACTTATGCAACGTGCCATATCGAATTTATCTTTAGATTCTCGCGAACGCATCTCCCCTGCAAATTCAGCGACCAATATGCCCACAGTAATTGTGACATCTGGCAACTCTATAGCTTTGCCACGGCCAAATGCCACGCTCTCGTCTCAGGCGCAGTTCAATGACGTTAGCACATCACCTATTCCCTTACAGAAGTCTCCGACACCAGGCGTTGCTCAGCAGCAACAAAGGTCACCACTGAGCAAATCGCCACAGCCGTCACCAGTCTTATCCCAACTATCCGCTGTCTCGAACCTAATTGACACAGCTACAAAACAAATCAACATTGGCAGCAGTTTGCAACAAGAACCTGAAGTAAAACATTCTAAGGAGTTTTGGGCGACTTTCGACTCACCTAAGCCAAATATCGAAAAGGTAGATAAACGCGGCAGGGCTGCTGCGAAGTCTACGATGAAGAATTCATTGCTACACTTACCACCGCCGCCGCCTTCGAACACCTCACAGAACGATACAGCGGAATCACCATGTTCGTCTGATCCACGTGATTATGGTTGGAGTAAGAGCACGGGCGTCAGTCGTCGTTGGCCAAAGAAAGAACGTCATCAGACTTCGTCTTCGTCTCGCGATATCAGTCCTTGCGATGATGAGCCGTCTGATTTTCAAAAGCCAAAACGCATTCCTAGTGGAGTGCCCGCAATACCGCCGCCTTCTTCAGATCGGCATGGGTATTATGTGAGACACACCCGCCGCTTGAACTCCTGTGATGAGGATTATGA CTACGAGGAGGAGTTCAACACACGACGTGATCATCGTAAACTAAAGCCAGGACTTTCGCGTAGCCGAGATAACTTCGATTTAG aatCTCCTAGTTGGTACCGTCATGCTCCACATCACACCTGGTCGCCGCAGGATATGGAGCAAGCAGCCGGTATGCGCGCACGCGCTTTCGAACGTAGCGCCTATGAACGCACCACATACGGACCTCCCGTCTACGACAAACGCGGCGTTGCGCTGCCGCCTAATGCATCTTCTAGTTATGATCGTCGCAGTGGCTACGACAAGCGCAGCAAATATTATCGTGATTACGCTCGTCCAAATTACGATTTTGATGATTACGGCGATTCGCCCCATGAACGTTATCGCGATGCCGGAAGTTTCGAGAAACCAAAGGTTGGGCGACGTTCTGACTATGAAAACATTTACGATGAGGGTCGCTCTCCTATGAGTGGAATAATCGGCAGTAGTGGCGGCGGCAGCAGTGGTTATAAGACACGCGGTGGGGATTACATGTACGATAGAGAGCGTAAGTCCTTCGATCGTGAAAGCGTCGAATCGTTTGAGAGCGCTACACGACGTCGGCGCAGTTTCGGAAGTGGCGATGTGTATGGAAGTATGGAAAGCCACGAAGAATTTCGTGAACGTTATGGACCGGAAAAAACACGCTCGCTGCGAAAGGGCATGAAGTTGCGCGCTACAGGCGATATTGAGTACGAGCAAGATTCGGAGAATGATTTTCATCAGCGCACACGCATGAGCGGCGGTGGAAGTAGTGTAAACATTCCGGACACGCGCAGTTTACAGCGCCCGAGCCAATTGATATCCAGTAATACGGGAAGCACCATGAGTATGGGGCCCGGACAACCACGGGCACGTAAGAGTAGCGGTTCCAGTCCTTGGGATGGTGAAG AGCCACCGTTGCCAGGGCAAAAATCCTGGAAACGTCCTTCAAGTGCTGCCGACTCAGAACGACGACTGGCTGAAAGCAGACGGGTAGCCGCACTCGGACAGACCCCCTCCGGCTCTGATGGAGAAAAGGATCGCAG GTTCCGCAAAAAGCAACGGTCACGTGGCAAAGAAATTCCTTACAGCAGCTCGGGCCTACCACCGTCCAATACTGGTAGTCGATATAGTGGCACTGTTGCCGCCACAACTCATTCTCGTGACAATTACGATTATATAACGTACGACGATGACGATGTCGGCGACGAGGAAGACTATGCGGATGAGGATTATGACGAGCCGCCCACAGATGAGGACAAATTCGAACGCTTGAATAGGCGTCGCCATGAAATGCATCAACGTATGTTGGAGAGCGAACGCAGACAGCATTCGATGGGAAAAGTGCCCATTAGTTCCCTCAAATGCAGTGCTCCGACGGCGGCAACAAAGAAATATCCCACAAGAGGCGGCGAATATGATTTCGACGATTATGAACAATCTCCAACATCGCGTTCGAATGCCAGCGCCAGCTTGGCAAGTGCCGCCAGTTCTTATATAGCTACGACTGGTGTCGGTGGCAGCACTGGAAGTGCTACGAAATTTAGCTTTGATGGTGGCTTTGAATCGGACTTCAACCAAAGCTCTCCACCGCCAGCACCCGCCGGCACTGCATCCAGTTGCAATTCTACGCCCGCCGCCACCACAGCGAGCGCATGCGTTACACCGGCAACCAAGTCATCCTTCCGCTTTTCGAACGACTTCTCGGAACGAGAAAAATTGCACGGCTTCCCACAAAACTCCAACAGCGTGAGCACCGCGCAAcagttggacttggacaatacGCAATCACCAGCACCGCATGCAATGCCCCCCATCATCACGCAAAAATTACGTTTCGACGATAATGTCAAAGTTTCACAATTCGACGACGCCGCTTTCGAAGATGACTTCTCGAATGCACAATTCGACTTCGAAAAGGAGGACCAATGGCACGCGGACTCATTGCAAAGCGCCAGCAGCGCCGCACTCATGACCACCGCTGCGAAAAAACACAATCTGCGAAATAGCAAACTGCAACAGAGACAGGAACTGATCAAGAAATCCGAATCCATTAACATTTTCGGCAAGAAATCTGAGGATCCCTTCGAGGACGATGAGTTCTTCAAGGCGCCCGGCGGTGAAGGCGCATTagccaacaataataacaacaatggcaacGGACAGCAGTTGAGTAAAACAGGTGCGGGCAACGGCAGCGGCTTTCAATGTGACGACGACTTCAACTTCGCCAAATTCGACGAAAATATGTGA